From Acidimicrobiales bacterium, a single genomic window includes:
- a CDS encoding MoaD/ThiS family protein: MTLRLFASARQAAGTSRLQLFATTVSEALEAAKEKFGEQFSSVVDGSRVWVNGDPAELSAPLRDGDEVAVLPPVSGG; encoded by the coding sequence GTGACATTGCGCCTGTTCGCCTCTGCTCGGCAGGCGGCTGGAACCTCGCGGCTGCAGCTGTTCGCAACGACGGTGTCCGAGGCGCTGGAGGCGGCCAAGGAGAAGTTCGGGGAGCAGTTTTCGTCGGTGGTCGACGGTTCGCGCGTCTGGGTGAACGGTGACCCTGCGGAGCTGTCCGCGCCGCTCAGAGACGGTGACGAGGTAGCCGTCCTGCCGCCAGTGTCGGGAGGTTGA
- a CDS encoding response regulator, with amino-acid sequence MSQSTHEAPRTVLIVEDNDKNLKLARDLLQYGGFLTFEAELASEGVNLARSVHPDVVIMDIQLPDFDGWEALRRLRSDPETADLVVVAVTAYGGATGEHRFVDGGFDGYLPKPIDARTFSQTVAGFCRRRGVSMGPPDP; translated from the coding sequence ATGTCCCAATCAACGCACGAAGCACCACGTACGGTCCTGATCGTCGAGGACAACGACAAGAACCTCAAGCTCGCCCGTGACCTCCTCCAGTACGGCGGCTTTCTGACCTTCGAAGCAGAGCTGGCCTCTGAAGGCGTGAACCTCGCCCGTTCCGTTCACCCAGACGTCGTGATCATGGACATCCAGCTGCCGGACTTCGACGGGTGGGAGGCGCTCCGGCGGCTTCGCAGCGATCCCGAAACAGCCGACCTCGTAGTAGTGGCCGTGACCGCGTATGGCGGTGCCACGGGCGAGCACCGATTCGTAGATGGTGGCTTCGACGGTTACCTCCCGAAGCCGATCGACGCCCGCACGTTCTCGCAGACGGTCGCAGGCTTCTGCCGGCGGCGCGGCGTGAGCATGGGGCCGCCAGACCCGTGA
- a CDS encoding M48 family metallopeptidase codes for MKVEVVRSPRRRKTIQARQVGGVLRVSIPATMTKAEEEHWVAVMLRRMERKEATREIDLEERARVLAERHSLPMPDSIRWVDNQEWRWGSCTPVDRSIRISSRLAGEPPWVLDYVIVHEMTHLVVHGHGPVFWDVVNRYPLSERARGFLMARGLDHDVAEGGSGGGVASGAERGLEGGIEGAESGG; via the coding sequence ATGAAGGTCGAGGTGGTTCGAAGCCCGAGGCGTCGCAAGACGATTCAGGCGCGTCAGGTCGGCGGCGTGCTGCGCGTGTCGATCCCGGCCACCATGACCAAGGCCGAGGAGGAGCACTGGGTCGCCGTAATGCTTCGCCGGATGGAGCGCAAGGAAGCCACCCGGGAAATCGACCTCGAGGAGCGCGCGAGGGTGCTCGCCGAACGCCACAGCCTTCCGATGCCCGACAGCATCCGGTGGGTGGACAACCAGGAGTGGAGATGGGGTAGCTGCACCCCGGTCGACCGCTCGATCCGGATCTCGTCGCGGCTCGCCGGCGAACCTCCGTGGGTCCTGGACTACGTCATCGTGCACGAGATGACCCACCTCGTCGTTCACGGCCATGGGCCGGTTTTCTGGGACGTGGTGAACCGGTACCCGCTGAGCGAAAGAGCTCGCGGGTTCCTGATGGCCCGGGGGCTCGACCACGACGTCGCTGAGGGCGGGTCTGGGGGAGGCGTTGCGAGCGGGGCCGAGCGGGGCTTGGAGGGCGGGATCGAGGGCGCCGAAAGCGGGGGCTGA
- a CDS encoding histidine phosphatase family protein: MPGLLLLLRHAQSEWNALGRWQGQADPPLSDEGRRQSVAAAARIEQQPWYSAFDLVASSDLARARETADLIAQSLGLEGSALVDEGLREYDAGEWSGLTLTEIEARWPGEVERFTDGLVPSPPGGEDRRSFDTRIADTVRGLSAFADRAGAESLLVVTHGGVIGSVARSAGLPRLHIRHLAGYRGQHDGRGLSLIEPVDLLEQPELAAESA, from the coding sequence ATGCCCGGTCTGCTTCTCCTGCTTCGTCACGCGCAGTCGGAATGGAACGCACTCGGACGTTGGCAGGGCCAGGCCGACCCGCCATTGTCGGACGAAGGTCGCCGCCAGTCTGTCGCGGCCGCGGCTCGAATCGAGCAGCAGCCGTGGTACTCAGCTTTCGATTTGGTCGCCAGCTCCGATCTGGCGCGAGCGCGCGAGACGGCCGACCTGATCGCGCAAAGCCTCGGCCTCGAAGGTTCCGCTTTGGTCGATGAAGGCCTACGCGAGTACGACGCCGGAGAGTGGAGCGGGCTCACCCTGACCGAGATCGAAGCTCGATGGCCGGGAGAAGTCGAGCGGTTCACCGATGGGCTGGTCCCTTCGCCCCCAGGAGGTGAGGACCGTCGGTCGTTCGACACGAGGATCGCGGATACCGTGCGCGGGCTTTCGGCTTTCGCGGACCGCGCCGGCGCCGAGTCGCTTCTCGTGGTCACCCACGGGGGTGTGATCGGATCGGTCGCCCGATCCGCCGGGCTTCCTCGCCTCCACATCCGGCACCTCGCCGGGTATAGGGGTCAGCACGATGGGCGCGGTCTTTCTCTGATCGAACCCGTCGACCTCCTCGAACAGCCCGAGCTGGCTGCCGAGTCCGCGTAG
- a CDS encoding carboxyl transferase domain-containing protein, producing the protein MTTVPPTTPAPSLSAATASQSEDEQLVKVRAQASGVATAGLARLPVTGRRVVLVRVSGDSRRGALSASDSETIASGARLALDMRLPVVVVLTSSGADVFDGVAALDGWGRAAKALSACSGVVPVVMVAYGLAVSGPALLLGMADLVVMTTDAVAYVSGPTAVAQMTGLRLLPNELGGQRVHARTTGVAALLADSTDDALEVVDDAISYLPDHVDDEPPASVPADPTARLTPELRDLLPTSATGSYDVRKAISAIADDGEILELRAGWAPQICTVLCRIGGRPVGVVANQPQSMAGTLDIAASQKGARFVGFCDGFNIPLLTLVDTPGFMPGKDLEWRGMIRHGAQLVFAYAEATVPRVCLILRKAYGGAYIVMDSKGMANDLCLAWPSAQVAVMGAQGAVQILHRREDAPTQARLADQYEEEYLNPYVAAARGFVDQVIDPADTRKAVAAAFDMLSSKRERIISRKHGNGPL; encoded by the coding sequence ATGACCACTGTGCCCCCGACGACCCCTGCGCCCTCGCTCTCCGCTGCCACGGCCAGCCAGTCCGAGGACGAGCAGCTGGTCAAGGTTCGGGCCCAGGCATCCGGCGTCGCCACCGCCGGCCTCGCCCGGCTGCCGGTCACCGGGCGGCGAGTCGTGCTGGTCCGGGTCTCCGGAGATAGCCGTCGCGGCGCGCTGTCTGCGAGCGACAGCGAGACCATCGCGTCGGGAGCCCGGCTGGCTCTCGACATGCGTCTCCCGGTGGTGGTGGTGCTGACGTCGTCGGGGGCGGATGTATTCGACGGGGTGGCCGCTCTCGATGGTTGGGGACGCGCAGCGAAAGCGCTGTCGGCGTGCTCGGGCGTGGTGCCCGTGGTGATGGTCGCGTACGGATTGGCCGTGTCGGGTCCGGCGCTGTTGTTGGGGATGGCCGACCTGGTCGTGATGACCACCGACGCTGTCGCCTACGTGTCCGGTCCGACGGCGGTCGCTCAGATGACCGGGCTTCGCCTGCTGCCGAACGAGCTCGGAGGCCAACGTGTGCACGCGCGGACCACAGGTGTTGCCGCTCTGCTCGCCGACAGCACCGACGACGCTCTCGAGGTGGTGGATGACGCGATCAGCTATCTGCCCGACCACGTCGACGACGAGCCGCCGGCGTCGGTTCCCGCGGATCCGACCGCCCGGCTCACCCCCGAGCTCCGAGATCTGCTTCCTACCAGCGCGACCGGTTCTTACGACGTGCGCAAGGCCATCTCTGCTATCGCGGACGACGGGGAGATACTGGAGCTGAGGGCGGGTTGGGCGCCCCAGATCTGCACGGTGCTGTGCCGCATCGGTGGGCGACCCGTTGGAGTCGTCGCCAACCAGCCGCAGTCGATGGCCGGAACGCTGGACATCGCCGCGTCACAGAAAGGCGCAAGGTTCGTTGGGTTCTGCGACGGGTTCAACATCCCGCTTCTGACCCTCGTCGATACTCCGGGATTCATGCCCGGCAAGGACCTGGAGTGGAGGGGGATGATCCGCCACGGGGCCCAGCTTGTGTTCGCATATGCGGAGGCGACCGTTCCTCGCGTGTGCCTGATCCTGCGGAAGGCTTACGGCGGTGCGTACATCGTGATGGATTCCAAGGGGATGGCCAACGACCTGTGCCTCGCGTGGCCCTCCGCTCAGGTCGCAGTGATGGGCGCCCAAGGCGCGGTGCAGATTCTCCACCGTCGAGAGGACGCGCCCACCCAGGCCCGGCTTGCCGATCAATACGAGGAGGAGTACCTCAACCCGTACGTGGCGGCGGCCCGCGGCTTCGTCGATCAGGTGATCGATCCCGCCGACACGCGCAAGGCGGTCGCGGCGGCGTTCGACATGCTCTCCTCCAAGAGGGAGCGCATCATCAGCCGCAAGCACGGGAACGGGCCGCTCTAG
- a CDS encoding response regulator — protein MTSAGLGGGEAAGVVLVVDDTPASVRLLCGILESQGYRVVEAASGEEALERVETGSPDLVLLDYLMPGIDGEQVCARLREDPRTCYLPVIMLTSAGNEEKVRALEAGADDFLCKPVDRAELLARVRSLLRIKRYHDRVEAQAAELASLNAGLESRVQEKVEEVARLSRLRRFMPAGLGDKVTSSDERWLLDTHRTEVAVLFADLRGFTAFAHAAEPEDVMAVLRSFHRAAGECAARQQATVGWLSGDGLMVFFNDPLPCTDPAGSAIAMAIDLRAKVDRLVTDWQEEGHELGMGVGIALGYATLGVLGAGERVEYSPVGSVVNLAARLCDHAREGQILLSQSVHFAAGPAIEAERLGPLELHGFPSPVSAWRLVRATGETSLATLALTERPSKAAVAAAVAGARPAPVPEPVEDTFVRDGDDWSVTFRGRTMRLRDSKGLLYITTLLRSPGKEIHVADLAGLRRLESASLGTDIGPMIDDKARRAYQARVEELRAERDEARDWGDLERAAQAEEELWFLTHELSSAYGLGGRARRADDPSERIRKAVTNRIRQSMAKIDGANPELGRHFINSIRTGTFCSYTPEAPVRWKL, from the coding sequence GTGACCAGCGCCGGCCTCGGGGGCGGTGAGGCCGCCGGAGTGGTACTCGTGGTCGACGACACGCCTGCGTCTGTGCGCCTTCTGTGCGGGATTCTCGAGTCGCAGGGCTACAGGGTCGTCGAAGCTGCATCGGGCGAGGAAGCGCTGGAACGAGTCGAGACCGGTTCACCCGACCTCGTTCTGCTCGACTACCTGATGCCCGGCATCGACGGCGAGCAGGTCTGCGCCCGTCTTAGGGAAGACCCGCGAACGTGCTACCTGCCGGTGATCATGCTGACCTCCGCGGGCAACGAGGAGAAGGTCAGGGCTCTCGAGGCCGGAGCGGACGACTTTCTGTGCAAGCCGGTCGACCGCGCAGAGCTGCTGGCCAGGGTGCGATCGCTGTTGCGGATCAAGCGTTACCACGACCGGGTGGAGGCGCAGGCGGCCGAGCTGGCGTCGCTCAACGCGGGTCTCGAATCGAGAGTGCAGGAAAAAGTGGAAGAGGTCGCGCGTCTCTCGCGCCTCCGCCGTTTCATGCCTGCGGGCTTGGGAGACAAGGTCACCTCGTCCGACGAACGCTGGCTACTCGACACTCACCGCACCGAGGTTGCGGTCCTGTTCGCAGACCTCCGGGGTTTCACCGCATTCGCCCACGCCGCGGAGCCCGAAGACGTCATGGCGGTGCTCCGATCGTTCCACCGAGCGGCGGGTGAGTGCGCCGCACGCCAGCAGGCAACCGTGGGCTGGCTCTCGGGCGACGGGCTGATGGTGTTCTTCAACGACCCTCTCCCCTGCACCGACCCTGCCGGCTCGGCGATCGCGATGGCGATCGACCTGCGCGCCAAGGTCGACAGGCTGGTCACCGATTGGCAGGAAGAAGGACACGAGCTGGGCATGGGAGTGGGCATTGCTCTCGGGTACGCGACCCTCGGGGTTCTGGGCGCCGGAGAGCGGGTCGAATACAGCCCGGTCGGCAGCGTCGTGAATCTCGCAGCGCGGCTGTGCGATCACGCGCGCGAAGGACAGATCCTCCTGAGCCAGTCAGTGCATTTCGCCGCCGGCCCCGCCATCGAGGCCGAGCGCCTGGGGCCATTGGAGCTGCATGGGTTTCCAAGCCCGGTGTCCGCGTGGCGTCTCGTGCGCGCGACAGGCGAAACGAGCCTCGCCACGTTGGCACTGACCGAGCGGCCTTCGAAGGCGGCGGTGGCGGCTGCAGTTGCTGGAGCCCGGCCAGCTCCGGTCCCGGAGCCTGTCGAGGATACGTTCGTCCGTGACGGCGACGACTGGTCGGTGACGTTTCGCGGCCGGACGATGCGACTTCGCGATTCCAAAGGCCTGCTTTACATCACCACCCTGCTTCGTTCTCCCGGCAAGGAAATTCATGTCGCGGATCTCGCCGGCCTTCGTCGCCTCGAGTCGGCGTCGCTCGGTACGGACATCGGTCCGATGATCGACGACAAGGCGCGGCGCGCCTACCAGGCACGGGTCGAGGAGCTGCGCGCTGAGCGCGACGAAGCCCGAGATTGGGGGGACCTCGAGCGAGCGGCGCAAGCCGAAGAGGAGCTGTGGTTTCTTACTCACGAATTGAGCTCGGCGTATGGACTTGGGGGCCGTGCCCGGCGCGCTGACGACCCGAGCGAACGGATCCGTAAAGCGGTCACCAACCGGATCCGTCAATCGATGGCGAAGATCGACGGCGCCAATCCGGAACTGGGACGCCATTTCATCAATTCGATCCGCACTGGAACGTTCTGTTCGTACACTCCCGAGGCTCCGGTCAGGTGGAAGTTGTAG
- a CDS encoding HAMP domain-containing sensor histidine kinase yields the protein MEVVDRPSVLARARDVPDLWGPNAPLKLLVDPESYRNLISGWSSVFILGGALTIPAVIALRFAFPGLDGFHANWLLFLDVALIAFGIASRAINEYSQRLALLAYAAVTAIVVPLFALCAGPRISTTVGQGCVVVAAATPIILSRRKAILVEAVSLGGTAAVFASQFSGVLATDRVIVLVAQTALYTSLMVWFASALTRLAVAERKLRLDIEMSRAELAAVDGRKRNFLDKMSHELRTPLNAIIGFSEMMRLGFVGALSPKQVEYVTDIGSSGRHLLDLVDDVLDVGRIEEGQEQLSLSRFPLQRVVRDSVAICREEAVRRHVSLVLRCDRAVGVATADQRKVKQILLNLVWNALKFTPAGGSVEVEVRRNRSGFDIRVTDTGPGVPAEDRDRIFAAYEQGASDDARPHPLGTGLGLPLARRLARLHGGDLTLEDRPGGQGARFVLTLPAAARTAGTRPGGAAPAPLGWVGADDPGILDEASALEWLVGRDGLARYRARMVGVAIVVEIVATGILGALPQPKDFRLLDWPWLGISIGSVGLLITFHPRIRFTAKQVHRLALFAVPFTGYYVWTVGPQMSPAMSTILMMMGVAVFTAFRWKRALPIGVVAAVTYAIVLVREPDNNLSLSRWVVTVALTAGGALIARWLLQFLPPLVASEKEARREAEIANAQLAAATSHKSEFLANMSHELRTPLNAIIGFADVLKQGFFGELNSKQAEYVDDIESAGRHLLALINDILDLAKAEAGRLELSPSPCCLAEVVEAGTSAARRAAANRGVTFRLRFEESDKPSSMDPFTADPRRLARAIASVVDNAVAFTPAGGQVAVTASRLRDRVEISVADSGPGIHPANHERIFAAFEHAGHEDRAGSGMGLALARRLVQLHGGALTLSSKPGQGSVFRLSVPATNVGSGDSRTDSGTAPALA from the coding sequence GTGGAAGTTGTAGATCGCCCTTCGGTACTCGCCCGGGCCCGGGATGTCCCTGACCTTTGGGGCCCCAACGCGCCACTGAAGCTTCTCGTCGATCCGGAGTCCTACCGCAATCTCATCAGCGGATGGAGCTCGGTCTTCATCCTGGGCGGAGCGTTGACCATCCCGGCGGTTATCGCCCTCAGGTTCGCCTTCCCGGGACTCGACGGGTTCCACGCCAACTGGTTGCTGTTCCTGGACGTGGCTCTGATCGCCTTTGGAATCGCCTCTCGGGCGATCAACGAGTACTCGCAGCGGCTGGCCCTGCTCGCGTACGCCGCGGTTACCGCGATAGTCGTGCCACTCTTTGCCCTTTGCGCAGGGCCGCGCATCTCCACCACCGTCGGGCAGGGCTGCGTCGTCGTAGCGGCGGCAACGCCGATCATCCTCTCGAGGCGCAAGGCGATCCTCGTGGAAGCAGTCAGCCTCGGGGGCACCGCCGCAGTGTTCGCCTCTCAGTTCTCCGGCGTGCTGGCCACCGACAGGGTCATCGTGCTAGTCGCCCAGACGGCTCTGTACACCTCCTTGATGGTGTGGTTCGCGTCCGCCCTCACGAGGCTTGCAGTGGCCGAGCGAAAGCTGCGGCTCGACATCGAGATGAGCCGGGCCGAGCTCGCCGCGGTAGACGGCCGGAAACGCAACTTTCTGGACAAGATGTCCCACGAGCTGCGTACGCCGCTGAACGCGATCATCGGCTTCTCGGAGATGATGCGACTCGGGTTCGTCGGCGCCCTGTCGCCAAAGCAGGTGGAATACGTCACCGACATCGGCTCATCGGGACGTCACTTGCTGGATCTGGTCGACGATGTTCTCGATGTCGGACGAATCGAGGAGGGCCAAGAGCAACTGTCGCTGTCGCGGTTCCCTTTGCAGAGGGTCGTACGTGACAGTGTCGCCATCTGCCGGGAGGAAGCGGTCCGCCGGCACGTTTCTCTCGTATTGCGATGCGATCGCGCGGTCGGCGTCGCAACTGCTGACCAGCGGAAGGTCAAACAGATACTTCTGAACCTGGTCTGGAACGCACTGAAGTTCACACCGGCTGGTGGGTCGGTCGAGGTCGAAGTGCGTCGAAACCGGTCCGGCTTCGACATCCGCGTGACGGATACAGGCCCGGGGGTTCCAGCCGAAGATCGTGACCGCATCTTTGCGGCGTACGAGCAAGGCGCTTCCGACGACGCCAGACCGCACCCCCTCGGAACGGGTCTCGGGCTTCCGCTAGCTCGCCGCCTGGCGCGACTGCACGGCGGAGACCTGACCCTTGAGGACAGGCCGGGAGGGCAGGGAGCCAGATTCGTCCTGACACTCCCAGCGGCGGCACGCACTGCCGGTACACGTCCCGGCGGGGCAGCTCCGGCGCCGTTGGGTTGGGTCGGAGCAGACGACCCGGGGATCCTTGACGAAGCGAGTGCCCTCGAGTGGTTGGTCGGTCGCGACGGCCTGGCCCGGTACCGGGCTCGTATGGTCGGCGTCGCGATCGTCGTGGAGATCGTCGCGACTGGAATACTCGGGGCCTTGCCACAACCCAAGGACTTTCGGTTGCTCGACTGGCCATGGCTCGGGATATCGATCGGTTCGGTGGGGTTGCTGATCACCTTCCATCCGCGTATCCGGTTCACGGCCAAACAAGTGCATCGACTCGCGCTGTTCGCGGTACCGTTCACTGGCTACTACGTGTGGACCGTCGGCCCGCAGATGTCCCCGGCCATGTCGACGATCCTCATGATGATGGGCGTCGCAGTGTTCACCGCGTTCCGATGGAAGAGAGCGTTACCGATCGGTGTGGTCGCGGCTGTGACCTATGCGATCGTTTTGGTCCGAGAACCCGACAACAATCTTTCGCTCTCCCGGTGGGTGGTCACGGTGGCTCTGACGGCCGGCGGCGCGCTCATTGCCCGCTGGCTCTTGCAGTTCCTGCCTCCCCTTGTCGCGTCGGAGAAGGAAGCCAGGCGAGAAGCGGAGATCGCGAACGCGCAGCTGGCCGCGGCCACCAGCCACAAGAGCGAGTTCTTGGCCAACATGAGCCACGAGCTCCGCACTCCTCTCAACGCGATCATCGGATTCGCCGACGTCTTGAAGCAGGGCTTCTTCGGTGAACTGAACTCCAAGCAAGCCGAGTACGTCGACGACATCGAATCCGCGGGCCGCCATCTCCTCGCTCTCATCAACGACATACTCGACCTGGCCAAAGCCGAAGCCGGCAGGCTCGAACTGAGCCCAAGTCCGTGCTGCCTTGCCGAGGTCGTCGAGGCGGGGACTTCGGCGGCCAGGAGGGCGGCCGCCAACCGGGGCGTCACCTTCCGCCTGAGGTTCGAGGAATCCGACAAGCCGTCGTCGATGGATCCCTTCACCGCCGATCCACGGCGACTCGCCAGAGCCATCGCCTCGGTAGTCGATAACGCAGTCGCCTTCACTCCCGCCGGAGGCCAGGTCGCTGTGACCGCGTCGCGCTTGCGTGATCGAGTCGAGATATCAGTTGCCGATTCGGGGCCGGGCATCCACCCTGCGAATCACGAGCGGATCTTCGCCGCGTTCGAGCATGCGGGCCATGAGGATCGGGCCGGAAGCGGCATGGGCCTTGCTTTGGCGAGGCGGCTGGTACAGCTTCACGGCGGTGCGTTGACGCTTAGCAGCAAGCCGGGACAGGGAAGCGTGTTCCGCTTGTCGGTGCCGGCAACGAACGTCGGCAGCGGCGACTCCCGAACGGATTCAGGCACGGCGCCGGCCCTCGCTTGA
- a CDS encoding response regulator, giving the protein MTGRRPRMVLVVDDDEMIRRLVRAVLEADEFEVAEARDGESALTLASEVHPAIVVLDIMMPGIDGVEVCRRLDHERVKVVVLTARDDPRLEEECRKAGADAFLTKPFSSIELLDLVAELLAA; this is encoded by the coding sequence GTGACCGGGCGGCGGCCGCGGATGGTTCTCGTTGTCGATGACGACGAGATGATCCGTAGGTTGGTAAGAGCCGTGCTGGAAGCAGACGAATTCGAGGTGGCCGAGGCGCGCGACGGGGAGTCGGCATTGACGCTCGCCTCTGAAGTTCATCCGGCCATCGTGGTGCTGGACATCATGATGCCGGGGATCGACGGAGTCGAGGTCTGCCGGAGGCTCGACCACGAAAGGGTCAAGGTCGTCGTCCTGACCGCCAGAGACGACCCGCGCTTGGAAGAGGAATGCCGAAAGGCCGGGGCCGACGCCTTCTTGACCAAGCCGTTCTCGTCGATCGAGCTGCTCGATCTGGTCGCGGAGTTGCTGGCCGCGTGA
- a CDS encoding helix-turn-helix transcriptional regulator: protein MKDLPDPWRELGEFIREQRSVARLSVRRLSDMAGISNPYLSQIERGLRKPSAEILQQIAKALRISAETLYVRAGILDPHEGDGDLSRAILGDSSLTEEQKQTLLRIYLSFRRENDAGRPPPPVDPVVGTPEDAPATKGAEVVAEEAGAT from the coding sequence GTGAAGGACCTGCCCGATCCGTGGCGAGAGCTTGGGGAGTTCATCCGGGAGCAGCGCTCCGTCGCGCGGTTGTCGGTCCGGCGCCTGTCCGACATGGCAGGTATCTCCAACCCGTACTTGAGCCAGATCGAACGTGGACTGCGCAAGCCCTCGGCGGAGATCCTCCAACAGATCGCCAAAGCTCTCCGCATCTCTGCCGAGACGCTTTATGTAAGGGCAGGCATCCTTGATCCTCACGAAGGCGATGGCGACCTGAGCCGGGCGATTCTCGGCGATTCGTCGCTGACCGAGGAGCAGAAGCAGACATTGTTGAGGATCTATCTGTCATTCCGGCGCGAGAACGATGCCGGCAGGCCGCCTCCACCCGTTGACCCAGTCGTTGGCACCCCCGAGGACGCCCCTGCAACGAAGGGGGCCGAGGTGGTCGCAGAGGAGGCGGGAGCCACCTGA